One Oryza brachyantha chromosome 3, ObraRS2, whole genome shotgun sequence DNA segment encodes these proteins:
- the LOC102707565 gene encoding tropinone reductase homolog At5g06060-like, with translation MAAAAEASAKVRTPGRWSLQGKTALITGGTRGIGRAVVEELAALGAIVHTCSRKEAELGERLREWEARGFRVTTSVCDLSVRDQRERLLRQVADLFGGKLDILVNNVGTNIRKPTTEFSAEEYSFMMATNLESAYHLCQLSHPLLKASGSGNIVFISSVCGLVAVFSGSLYAMTKGAINQLTKNLACEWARDNIRTNSVAPWYIRTSLTQGLLANKEFEDTVVNRTPLKRVGEPEEVSSLVAFLCMPGSSYITGQTISVDGGMTVNGLYPN, from the exons atggccgcggcggcggaggcgtcggCGAAGGTGAGGACGCCGGGGAGGTGGTCTCTCCAAGGGAAGACGGCGCTCATCACCGGTGGCACCCGTGGAATCGG GCGTgcggtggtggaggagctGGCAGCGTTGGGGGCCATCGTGCACACATGCTCCCGGAAGGAGGCGGAGCTGGGGGAGCGCCTCAGGGAGTGGGAGGCCCGGGGAttccgcgtcaccacctccgtctgCGATCTCTCCGTGAGGGACCAGCGTGAGCGCCTCCTCCGCCAGGTCGCCGACCTCTTCGGCGGCAAGCTCGATATCCTC GTAAACAATGTGGGGACAAACATAAGGAAACCAACTACTGAATTTTCTGCAGAGGAATATTCTTTTATGATGGCAACTAATCTTGAATCTGCATATCATCTGTGCCAACTTTCACATCCTCTTCTGAAAGCATCTGGGTCCGGGAATATTGTTTTCATCTCATCAGTCTGTGGATTGGTAGCCGTTTTTAGTGGTTCTCTCTATGCTATGACAAAAG GTGCAATCAACCAATTAACCAAGAACCTAGCATGCGAATGGGCGAGAGACAATATACGAACCAATTCTGTTGCCCCGTGGTACATCAGGACTTCACTTACACAAGGA cTTTTGGCAAATAAGGAATTTGAAGATACTGTCGTGAACCGAACTCCACTTAAGCGTGTTGGAGAACCAGAAGAAGTATCATCGCTGGTTGCTTTTCTTTGCATGCCTGGTTCCAGTTACATTACTGGCCAGACTATCTCGGTTGATGGAGGTATGACCGTCAATGGGCTCTATCCAAACTAA